A region from the Candidatus Zixiibacteriota bacterium genome encodes:
- a CDS encoding NAD-dependent epimerase/dehydratase family protein has protein sequence MRKRLYSYLLAAFDFILFNIVVWIQILLRPSISEIYGGGVIQFLLPTFTALVMVGLLALFKQYRFKKKDRFLRQFTSAFNVVTLGFLLIVIISVDLGAMREFERGYLLILLVGLLVATALSRIITYLWFGGKPDFSLKEPVVLKQGNSHQNGNNKPLIIHNNVAVSEIKKRIDSSPFDFAVITDESGYFKGVINDGDIIEATMQNGHELKIKDILNHSYPVAREDISAGRMRQIMLERNLRFLPLLSGEGKPSRVVLLSNLNAKYQDLMQSRGTGQVLIIGGAGYIGSVMTRYLLKRGYRVAVLDNLMFGYDALKDLDNHPAYRFYKGDARNIQDLLTAIEDVDSVIHLAAIVGDPACALDPRATIDINYEASKILVDTCLNKNVKRLLFASSCSVYGASENDELLTEESPLNPISLYAETRIRSEEAILNQAESPLVVTMFRLATVFGFSYRPRFDLVVNILTARALQEGEISIFGGSQWRPNIHVRDVVGGFVAGMEAPIEVVDRQVYNLGSEKENYRIARIGDMVKEALPDTIVKTVDAEIDSRDYKVNFDKIEKALNWQAEVSVPEGIQEIIRAYHQNKFGHYSEKRYSNLKILQEA, from the coding sequence ATGCGGAAGAGACTGTATTCATACTTACTGGCAGCTTTTGATTTTATTTTATTCAATATTGTTGTCTGGATTCAGATATTATTAAGGCCCTCTATAAGTGAAATTTATGGAGGCGGAGTCATACAATTTTTACTGCCGACTTTTACCGCTTTGGTAATGGTTGGACTTTTGGCTTTATTCAAGCAGTATCGGTTCAAGAAAAAAGACCGTTTCCTCCGTCAATTTACCAGCGCGTTCAATGTTGTCACCCTCGGATTTTTATTGATAGTAATTATCAGTGTTGATCTGGGCGCCATGCGGGAATTTGAGCGGGGGTATCTTCTGATATTGCTCGTCGGCTTACTGGTGGCAACGGCCCTTTCTCGAATCATCACTTATTTATGGTTCGGAGGTAAACCTGATTTTTCGCTCAAGGAACCGGTTGTTTTGAAGCAGGGTAATTCGCATCAAAACGGAAATAATAAGCCCTTGATAATTCATAATAATGTTGCAGTCAGCGAAATAAAAAAGCGTATCGATAGTTCTCCCTTTGATTTTGCCGTGATTACCGACGAAAGCGGGTATTTCAAAGGGGTCATAAATGACGGCGATATCATTGAAGCCACAATGCAAAACGGCCATGAGTTGAAGATAAAGGATATTCTTAATCACTCCTATCCGGTCGCGAGGGAAGATATATCCGCGGGTCGGATGCGGCAAATAATGCTGGAGCGCAATCTTAGGTTCTTGCCTTTACTCAGCGGCGAAGGCAAACCATCGCGAGTCGTCTTACTTTCCAATCTCAACGCCAAATATCAGGACCTGATGCAATCTCGGGGCACAGGCCAGGTTCTCATAATCGGCGGCGCCGGATATATCGGTTCAGTGATGACCCGTTATCTGCTCAAACGCGGTTATCGGGTAGCCGTTCTGGATAATCTGATGTTCGGTTACGACGCCCTCAAAGATTTGGATAATCATCCGGCTTATCGATTTTATAAAGGCGACGCGCGTAATATTCAGGATTTATTGACGGCCATAGAAGATGTCGATAGCGTTATTCACCTGGCGGCTATCGTGGGCGATCCGGCCTGCGCTCTTGACCCCCGGGCTACTATCGACATAAATTATGAAGCTTCCAAAATCCTGGTCGATACCTGCCTGAACAAAAATGTCAAACGGCTTCTCTTCGCTTCGAGTTGTTCTGTATATGGGGCGAGTGAAAACGATGAATTGCTCACCGAAGAATCGCCACTTAATCCGATCTCACTATACGCCGAAACACGCATCCGTTCCGAGGAAGCGATATTAAATCAAGCCGAGTCGCCTCTGGTGGTGACTATGTTCCGCCTCGCGACGGTCTTTGGTTTTTCGTACCGACCTCGTTTTGATCTGGTCGTAAATATCCTTACCGCTCGCGCTTTGCAGGAAGGAGAGATATCGATCTTTGGCGGTTCGCAATGGCGGCCTAATATTCACGTTCGGGACGTTGTCGGGGGTTTTGTAGCCGGGATGGAAGCACCCATTGAAGTTGTCGATCGGCAGGTATATAACCTCGGTTCAGAGAAAGAAAATTACCGAATCGCCCGAATCGGCGATATGGTCAAAGAAGCTCTGCCGGATACGATTGTCAAAACCGTTGATGCGGAGATAGACAGTCGTGATTATAAGGTCAATTTCGATAAGATCGAAAAGGCTCTCAACTGGCAGGCCGAGGTGAGCGTCCCCGAGGGAATACAGGAAATCATAAGAGCATATCATCAAAACAAATTCGGACATTATTCCGAGAAACGATATTCAAATCTGAAAATCCTGCAAGAAGCATAG
- a CDS encoding DegT/DnrJ/EryC1/StrS aminotransferase family protein yields MAIKNVPFYRQSFDKTEIAEVTDTIKSGWVTTGTKAHKLEELISGYVGAKYAAAVNSCTAGMHLLLKASGIGPGDEVVTTPYTFASTSEAILYTGAKPVYCDINYKTLNIEANAASCKVGKKTRALLPVHIAGLPVNMKKYVSLAKIKKIKFFDDAAHAIGAEYNGQKIGSIGDGSAFSFYATKNLTTGEGGMITTRHKRLAEKVKLLSLHAMSRGAWKRYTKGGSWRYDLLDLGYKYNMSDLAASLGLAQFKKFESFQTKRRRAAQRYISNLSQIDAIRLPFVDSNSVHAWHLFLLRLKLNKLKINRDRFIVELNQRGIGTSVHFIPLFLQTFYRRHLGLDKKDFPNAYKAYREVITLPLFPDIKPGEIDYVCDTIGTIVKKYRR; encoded by the coding sequence ATGGCAATTAAAAACGTGCCCTTTTATCGGCAGTCATTCGATAAAACCGAAATCGCGGAAGTCACCGATACTATAAAAAGCGGATGGGTAACGACCGGAACGAAAGCGCACAAGCTCGAAGAATTGATATCCGGGTACGTGGGGGCGAAATACGCCGCGGCGGTAAATTCCTGCACGGCCGGGATGCACCTTCTGCTTAAAGCGTCGGGGATAGGCCCCGGCGACGAAGTAGTTACGACTCCCTACACGTTCGCCTCAACGAGTGAAGCAATTTTATATACCGGAGCCAAGCCGGTTTATTGCGATATCAATTATAAAACGTTAAATATAGAAGCAAATGCGGCATCCTGTAAAGTAGGCAAAAAAACCCGAGCGTTATTACCGGTCCATATCGCCGGTTTGCCGGTCAATATGAAGAAATATGTATCGCTTGCCAAAATCAAAAAAATCAAATTTTTCGATGACGCGGCTCACGCTATCGGGGCGGAATATAACGGTCAAAAAATAGGTTCTATCGGCGATGGAAGCGCCTTCAGTTTTTATGCCACCAAAAATTTGACAACCGGCGAGGGCGGTATGATTACCACCCGGCATAAACGACTCGCTGAAAAGGTAAAACTCTTATCCTTGCATGCGATGAGCAGAGGCGCCTGGAAAAGATATACCAAAGGCGGCAGCTGGCGGTATGATCTTCTTGATCTGGGATATAAATACAACATGTCCGACCTGGCGGCATCGCTGGGCCTGGCGCAATTTAAAAAGTTCGAATCATTTCAAACCAAAAGACGGCGAGCGGCACAAAGATATATTTCGAATTTATCTCAAATCGATGCGATTCGATTGCCTTTTGTCGATAGCAATTCGGTTCATGCCTGGCACCTGTTTCTGCTCCGCCTGAAATTGAATAAATTGAAAATAAATCGCGACCGATTTATTGTTGAGCTGAATCAGCGAGGGATCGGCACCTCGGTTCATTTTATCCCATTGTTCCTGCAGACTTTTTATCGCCGTCATTTGGGTTTGGACAAAAAAGATTTTCCCAACGCTTATAAGGCTTACCGGGAAGTCATAACCCTGCCTTTGTTTCCCGATATTAAACCGGGCGAAATCGATTATGTCTGCGACACCATCGGAACAATCGTGAAAAAATATCGTCGATGA
- a CDS encoding glycosyltransferase family 4 protein — MRIRFVTLYFPPEMGAAQRRISEMARRLANKGHKVTVVTGFPNYPTGLKPKEYHRKFFMREKVNGYGIIRLYHYTAPNKGFLKRIMIHLTFALSASIYNIFMKRDDIVYIESPPLFNGFIGLSSKLFRRIPYLFNVADLWPQTAIELKALRNKQIIFLARLLERVFYAQSSGIIANTKGARKFIMDLGFDDKKALFITNGVDLQEFHDQVVPSTKILKYKKEGRLLAIYAGILGMAQGLKIILEAAKELEREPIDFLFVGDGHDKEMMLEYSKQQGLKNVTFLDPVPQQEMPSVLKAADIAIISLRNLKLFNFVIPSKCFESMASELPIMLSVPGEMAEYVNAASCGFTAEPENLEQIVGAFRKFIALPDEERIEMGRRGRTYAIRHFSREDITNKLESAMRNVLSHGK, encoded by the coding sequence ATGAGAATACGGTTTGTAACTCTATATTTCCCGCCTGAAATGGGAGCAGCGCAGCGGCGCATATCGGAAATGGCTCGGCGACTGGCAAATAAGGGACATAAAGTGACTGTCGTAACCGGTTTTCCCAATTATCCCACGGGATTAAAGCCGAAAGAATATCACCGCAAATTCTTCATGAGAGAGAAAGTTAATGGATATGGAATAATCCGACTTTATCATTATACCGCGCCGAATAAAGGATTTCTGAAAAGGATTATGATTCATTTGACATTCGCGCTCTCGGCCTCCATTTATAATATATTCATGAAGCGCGACGATATCGTATATATCGAATCTCCTCCTCTTTTTAACGGCTTTATCGGTCTATCCTCGAAATTATTTCGACGTATTCCATACCTGTTTAATGTGGCCGACCTATGGCCACAAACGGCGATTGAACTTAAGGCCTTAAGAAACAAACAGATAATTTTTTTAGCCAGGTTACTTGAGAGAGTATTCTATGCGCAATCTTCCGGCATTATTGCTAATACTAAAGGAGCGCGGAAATTCATAATGGATTTGGGATTTGATGATAAAAAGGCATTATTTATAACCAATGGAGTTGATCTTCAAGAATTCCACGATCAAGTAGTTCCGTCAACAAAGATACTGAAATACAAGAAGGAAGGAAGATTACTGGCGATTTATGCAGGTATATTGGGCATGGCACAGGGGCTGAAAATCATTCTTGAAGCCGCAAAAGAACTGGAACGTGAACCGATAGATTTTCTTTTTGTAGGCGATGGCCACGATAAGGAAATGATGCTTGAATACAGTAAACAACAAGGGCTAAAGAATGTTACTTTTCTGGATCCGGTCCCTCAACAGGAAATGCCATCGGTTCTCAAGGCTGCGGATATTGCCATTATATCTTTGAGAAATTTAAAACTCTTTAATTTCGTAATTCCGTCAAAATGTTTTGAATCAATGGCGTCGGAATTGCCAATCATGTTATCTGTCCCTGGCGAAATGGCAGAATATGTAAATGCAGCATCGTGCGGGTTTACCGCCGAACCCGAAAACTTGGAGCAAATAGTTGGCGCTTTTAGGAAATTTATCGCTCTGCCTGATGAAGAAAGAATTGAAATGGGGCGTCGAGGACGAACCTATGCGATTCGGCATTTTTCGCGCGAAGATATTACCAATAAATTGGAATCGGCGATGCGGAACGTTTTAAGTCATGGCAAATAA
- a CDS encoding sugar transferase — protein sequence MKRFFDFVVSLSGLLVLSPLLILISLAILFSMGWPIFYRQVRVGKNGRKFKIIKFRSMVKNAEKRGPEFTTGGDSRITPLGGILRKTKLDELPQFMNVLIGDMSLVGPRPEVPRYVALYNEEQKQVLSVRPGLTDPASIAYRNEEEILAGYEDSEKAYIEEIMPAKLELNLEYINRVCFTTDISLIFKTISKIFSR from the coding sequence ATGAAACGGTTTTTTGATTTTGTTGTATCGCTGTCGGGATTGCTTGTCCTGTCTCCGCTCCTGATTTTAATTAGCCTGGCAATCCTGTTTTCTATGGGCTGGCCGATTTTTTACAGGCAGGTCAGGGTGGGAAAAAACGGCCGGAAATTTAAGATTATCAAATTCCGCAGTATGGTTAAAAACGCGGAAAAACGGGGTCCCGAATTCACAACCGGGGGAGATTCACGGATTACTCCTTTGGGTGGAATCCTGCGAAAAACCAAACTGGATGAATTGCCGCAGTTTATGAACGTATTAATCGGAGACATGTCTTTGGTCGGGCCGCGGCCCGAAGTCCCGCGCTATGTCGCGCTGTATAATGAGGAGCAAAAACAGGTTTTGTCCGTTCGTCCCGGGTTGACCGATCCGGCTTCAATCGCCTATCGTAATGAGGAAGAAATTCTGGCCGGATACGAAGACAGCGAAAAAGCGTATATTGAAGAAATAATGCCGGCCAAACTGGAATTGAATCTGGAGTATATCAATCGGGTTTGTTTTACGACCGACATATCTTTAATATTTAAAACCATCAGCAAAATATTTTCCCGCTAA
- a CDS encoding class I SAM-dependent methyltransferase produces the protein MANNREKAANIYNSRKDIDDRYSLTKPGNKYNYKNLYNGIEDLLLSAFSDLSEVKFLEVGCGELFWPEVFMEIGCRSENCFGTDILHQRMVKGREKGRHTAAVTSSVLELPFKSDSFDLICQLTLMTSISEDADRDMAVEEMLRVLKPGGYILWYDFRYNNPKNPYTRAIGKNELHELFAPLPVQLKTITVFPPLARKMPAAGVPLLKFINLFSMLRTHYLALIGPKG, from the coding sequence ATGGCAAATAATCGCGAGAAGGCAGCCAATATATATAATTCGAGGAAAGATATCGATGACCGCTATTCACTCACTAAACCGGGTAATAAATACAACTATAAGAATCTTTATAATGGCATCGAAGATCTTCTATTATCCGCCTTTTCTGATTTGTCTGAGGTTAAATTTCTTGAGGTTGGATGTGGAGAATTATTTTGGCCGGAAGTGTTTATGGAAATAGGCTGCCGGTCGGAAAATTGTTTTGGAACCGATATCCTCCACCAACGAATGGTCAAAGGACGAGAAAAGGGACGGCACACCGCCGCGGTAACATCATCTGTACTCGAATTGCCGTTTAAGTCAGACAGTTTTGATTTAATCTGTCAGCTTACCTTGATGACCTCGATCTCTGAAGATGCAGATCGTGATATGGCAGTAGAAGAAATGCTGAGAGTCCTCAAGCCGGGGGGATATATTCTCTGGTATGATTTCAGATACAATAATCCAAAAAATCCTTATACTCGCGCGATAGGCAAAAACGAGCTGCATGAGCTATTTGCCCCCTTACCGGTCCAATTAAAAACAATTACGGTATTTCCACCGCTGGCAAGAAAAATGCCTGCCGCCGGCGTTCCTTTATTGAAATTTATCAATCTATTTTCTATGTTACGAACACATTACCTGGCTTTGATTGGACCGAAAGGATGA